GTGGCTTCACACGACCAGTTTTGCTGTACTCCGTCGACAAATTCTTCTTGTGTGAAGAAGTCTTCATGATGCACAGCAACTTCCATTGTTTCTCCTGGTTCGATGAGACCGATTGATGGTTGGACCTATTTAACATTGCAGAGTATAAATACAGAAAAGGGGGGAATCCTTGAAGTATGCAATACAAAGAATATGGAATGACTGATTACAGACTTGTCATAAGTTCGTATGTCTTTGCCCAATAATATATCTCTGCAAAACGGCTATATAAAAAGCTACCGATAGAACCAAATTCAGCATCTTGATAATTGATTAACAGTTTTGGTACAAGTCATTATAATTTGCGATTGATCAGATTTTGCTTCTCACAATTAGGAAACCAGAAAGAAATAGTTCCCAAAGAGAGTATCTGCTAGAAAAATATGTCACACAAGTGGAAAACAAGTTCCACGGTTCTCCAAGTTTTATGTTTCTAGCATACAGAACAGCTACATTAACTATGCTTGGCATTTTTGTTTCAAAAAACCTACGCTCGGCGTTTGGAACTAAATGACAAATGAACACGATAATTTCCTACAAGCAAAATTATGATCAGAACACACCCAACGAATAAGGGGGTCACATTATCCATCTGGAAGAGCTATGAACTATGTTTTACTTTCTCATGAAAGCAGGACAAGCACCCTGCAAGCAAAATGTTGTGGGAACCTAATATAGGCTTCAACTATAGGGGTTCCTGCCAAAATGCCATTCAGCTGAAGCTATGGCATACAATATCTAAGTAGTAAGTATGATATAGCAAATGAGATCTAATAGGGCGACAAAGTATACAAAAAAGAACAATAGCAGTGTacatatagattaaaaaaagagTAACTCTACCTCAAGCCAAAGTGGAAAGCCAAAGGATGCCCTTAGGAGCAGCTCAGATTTAGTTCCATCTTGCTTTCTGATTGATTGGCCTTCACACAGGATTTCAAAAGCAGCCTTACTAGTTTCACTATTATTAGTTATTTGAAGGATAACATCTTCTTGATTTTCCAATATAATGTTGTTTGTGCTTACGATAGTGTCTGGAACAAAATGCAACTCTCGAAGCAAAGAGCATACTTTTTTGTTAGATTCGATTATTTTTCCAAACTCTTGCCTTCTTATCAGCTCATCTACTCTTGCAATATCAACGCTAAATGTACATCTCACAGGTTTATGATCACTATCTATGACATCCATGCAAGCTTCGTACCTATCAAAGAGCAAAAAACAACAAATTAATTCTGCAGGGAATAGTTATACAAAAGAAGGATCACATAACTCCAGTAGTTCTCTTCCTCAACACACCAAAAAATGATCAAAATACAAAAACGCTTGGCTCTGTGAAATCTTACGCTGTAATTGCAGCAACAACAGGACACTCTAATGAGCATTCAGCTATTGATACTGAACGGCTATCTCGATATAGTATTCTATCGCACCAAGCAGGTATTCTCTTCTTCTCGCCTGAATCATACCCTGCATGGAGATGATGGAACAAACTCATATCTAAAGCAGGTGGTACGAATAAACCATGAAAAAATGAATTGGAACTGTCCATGTAACAAAAGATGGACATATATAACAGGCAAGTACTATAAGCATCAAATACAGTACCTGAGAGACCCAATTGGTGTCTTTGGAATTTGTAGGTCGGAGGAAATTTGATTGGACCTTCACGCATTCCTTGAAACACATTTCCTGCCTTCATTTCCGCTCGAAGTTGATCCCTTTCCCTAAGCCAATCAAAGCTCCTCTGAGAGACCATATCCCTTGCTTCATCATAGGTGATGCCATTAAGTCGGTAATTGAAATCACCAAGAAAGACAACCATATCAGCTTCTGCCAGCTCAGGCCTACCTTCATCGGCTTGATTTTCATTAGCCTGCCATTATTACAGTATGCACACATAAACAATATCATTCCCAGGAGGAAAACTAGCCAATTATTGTTGTGAACACAGTTTGATGATCACATACACTCACTGCTTTATGCAATTGGACCGATGTAGCAGAAGCTGTAGTACAACAACAAAGAAAATGTGTTATAGGTGTCATGTATAGCAATGTTAGTAAACAATAGTACTTCCAAGACGCATTTGACAACAACATACCTGTAGATCCATGAGGTTTGTTGAAAGTCATTGTCCGATAAATGTGGTCGAAATCAGCATTACGTCGGCTAACATTTTCTTGATGTGCAGCAAAATGATTGTTTACAAAACATATCCTGCGATCAAAGACTCTTATTCTTAATCCGACACCACCCTGAAAGAAGCATCAGCTGTCATTTATAGTTATAGTGTGGAATGGCAAAGGAAATTTGGAGCACAACTTTGACAGGCATGAAAAAGCTAATTATCAACTATTGAATTCAAATATATAGTTTCAAGAGTTTATCTGCGGATTACTGAAGTTAGAACCTTTCAAACTTAGCCGTCAGTAGAATTCTTTTGTTCTAACACAGGCGGACACATTGCTTCTTCATGGTACAGCCACAAAAAGAACAGCACATTTTAATAAGTTTACAGATTCTATATTTGCATTTATGCATTAACTCTAATAAATACCATGCAGATTGCCAgtttctcttttcctttttctgcaaacattttcttttattttatattGTGCAGAAGAGAGCTAGGGGATGCCTAGTGGTAAGACACAGATCAGACACATGGTACCTGGTACCTTCATCAGAAACAAGAAAGTGAAGTTGCCTTGACAATCGCTTACCTTGTTGCCAATAGCACGCCTAAAGCCATATGGTACTGCAGCAGCATCAACATCACCAACATGTGGCTTAAGGTCATCACTTTCCCTTCAGATAATCATGACGTAGAATGTGGAAATATGAGATGAGAAAAGTATTTAAGCGCAAACTGTAATAACCATGTGAACAGAAATTTACAATGTGTTATTAAGAATGATTCATGATTAGTCAGTACCATGCAGCAATAAGTAATCCTGCCAACTGCCTTGAACCAACTCTGTGGAAGGATATCCCCTCATCAAGTGTTTTGCCAATACTGTCTATCCACCACTGCCCATTGGCACTGCCCTCAAGCCCTACCTAAGGCCATAAGACAGATATATTGAATCAAATAATCACCTTATCGAACAATAATCAAAAGAGCACAAAATAGTAGGTGACGATAGCTGGTGATGTTGacatttctggattaaactgaaaGCAGCAAGAGAAAGATCAGAATACAGTAATGAGTAGGGAAAATATAAACTTATTAGTGTTCCCTCCCTTTCAGTTATCAGGGGTAAAATGGATACTTTCTAAAAATGGATCTATAATTAATACGAGAACAAAATACATTAACTTCCCAAGTTTTAAGTAATAGAAGAATCCGTTAATTGTGAACAGGAGTCAGAGGATATCCCTTCCTATAAGCTACAACATTGAAAACTTTGACTCGGGATGGAGAGCAAATGGTAACAAGGTGGAGACACAGTACAAGAATTAGGGTGTATTTACATTTTACATTGCATTTTGGCACAGTAAAGGCATGGTGGTATggctgggtgggtgggtgggtgggtggggggggggggggggggggggggaccggCCGGTGGTGGAGCCGGAGGTCATCAAGAGGGCCATCTGCCACCAGTTTCTAGTTCGCCCGGAGGATGTCACCGTCGTCAGGCATGCCCCTGAGGACTTCTTCATCGACTTCAggcaccgccaccaccgcgacGAGGCGGTGGCGCAGGGGACCTTCCCCTATCGCAACCTCGACATCCACACGAGGCCGTGGCAGCTGGTAACGCACGGCGACGTCTGCGACCTCAAGTTCCGAGTTCGCCTGTGCCTCGAGGGCATCCCCCTTCACGCCTGGAATGAGAGCATCGCCAAGAGGGCTATCGCAAGGGCCGGCGATCTCGACTACGTCGAGAAGGCGTCGCTGGACCGCACCGACACCAGGGCACTCTGTGTCTGGGCCTGGACACACAATCCGTCCGACATTCCGAAGGTAACCTGGCTCACATTGTCCTGTAGGAAAGCAGAGTCCCACAGCGCGCAGCCCGCGCGCGGCCACCGGGGCCTCACCTTCAGGGTGCTGGTGCACCTCGATCTAGTGGAGGATCCTCCGGGTAGAGATGGACGGGCTGCTGCTCCCCGCGTGTACACGTGGGACTACGGGGTCGTCGATGGTGAAAGGACGCCGCGCGACCGCCACGACCCTCCACCTGCCGACTTCCGCGGCGGCCAccgcgacgatgacgacgaccgtCGTGGACGCCGGGAGCGCCAGGGCGACAACTGGTACTCGCGCCTTGCCTGTAGCCTATCGTGGGCGCCCAAGGACCATGAGCGGGAGCGATCGGAGTCGAGGCATGGTGGACGTCGGCACCGGAGCCCCGAACACGGGGGTCGTCGTCGCCCTCTACACGACGTCGCTcctggccatggcgaccgccttTCTTCCCCGAGCAACAATGCTGGCCATGGCGCCAGCCATTCTGCCCCAGGTGACGCTGCTGGTCGTGGGGCAGACACGCGGACTCGACACCTATTCACCAAGCCCGCTGACTCCGGTCGCCCGGGAGATGTTCAGCGCCGAACCAGGGGATGCAGCAGGGAACGGACGCAACACCGGAGGCCGCACAGGCACGCGCGCTCAGAGCCAAGGACCACAACGACGCTCTCCATGTCCCCGTCACCGCGCCTACGCTGCAAGTCGCCTGACTTCCACGGCGGCGACAACAACCATCACCCATCACCAAGCCCTCCCAAGGTGCGTGCTAATCAAAGTCATTTCAATGAACAACTTTTCATTCCTTCGCTCTCAACTTCACCGCCCTGGAAGCTGAACGCCACACCTGATGCCGCAGCGCCGTCCATGTCCGCACCACCGAGTGACTCATCTTCGGAGACGCTGACGACCGCTGCGATTCTCTCTTGCATGAATGATCTGCAGGGTCCTCCCGTCAGCGACCACGACAATGTGACACCGCAGCGATCACGCCTCGCTGCGGTGTGTCACTTCCGCAAGGGGCGAGTCTACTCCAGGCGGCCATGTGTCCTCCCCCCGCATCGGAAGCATGCACAGCCGGCTAGAAGCACCCAGGTGGTGCGCTTCCGCCCGGGGCTCGTCTACTCCAGACGCTGCGCCTGCGGAACGCCCACCAACTGCTCGCGCAGTCAACGCATGACAGATGGACTCCACCTGCAGGACCCGGGCCAGACCAGCGCCTGTCACACCATCAGCCCGGAGGTACACGACGACGCTGGCCAGAGCACAACGCACACTGCAGCGGCGGTGTCACAGTTCCTAAAAGGGATCTCACAAccattgcctcaacccattttgtagGGTCCAGTGCGCCAGCCCAGCCCGCCACAGCGACGCAAGAGgaccagtccaactgaagttcgagcccatctcgggttccaggaccagtctgccttaaactggtcacccaagacacacccggactccgttttcgatgatccacatatggacggaaagctaattggataaggaagccaacccaattggtctcacgtcaaaaagcccttcggaatcaatgggaatcgtcaaaacatgtcagcatccagaatctgtcagggtgctgcgacaccgtcttttggtccgttggaccgtgtatcgtgtttgggcccattagggggcgcgtccaggggggtgacgtccaagactctataaataccagccgtcgctctctttagggtttgtgttttgtttagttcttgatttcctcgtgaaacagacgtcgttttgctgcaactgtcgccgccaaagccgcttgctgtgaatcagggccccagttcttgatcttgttcgcctgtggcgattagtcctttcgaataaagacttgaactcctcgttatcataagcctcatatttatttgcaattttagatttcGTTTatcctattcttgcttgtgttctcgattcgcttgcaggaaagccttctcggcgaggtcaatcgtgttcgcgtggttgataaccaatggagcagtggtgtaacggttgcgggggtccgaattaatcttggttcgaagcctagatcgtgaatgtcgagtctccaccaatcgacgctatcatacattTTGGAAGattaggcctagtctacatcaagtggtatcagagaccttgttacccgttagatataactttgtttcccctttagattgttactgtttttgtattacctatagtccacaaaaagcaaaaaaaatatacaccgccacatatttcCTATCCTATTGCCTTGTTGTaccgtgcaatttcgtctctgtttcgcgttgttaagtttgtgtcctaggtcaagttctggttgctggttttatatcatttttagtctagtttgtgttttcccctttgtttttttatcataatccgtgaacatctctaagtcttgttgagttttctttgtatccatcaaaccctagtccacgccatctttttttgttacacttgtcttcactgtttccatcaaatccttgctgccgtggctaattttgcgcgcattgtttccATTTTGTTCTCTAATTCGGAGTacgttcgtaaaactggtctagttttcgcatacgaactcggatttcgacgttccatatatcaaaatcgatcagaaaaaaatttcggatccgtccatcctcgctttgtcaaggtcggagatttttattttggtcaaaaagtggtcacaagatcctctttttgtggtcataAGGTTTTTATCGATTTCGAGCATGTCTTCTGGaaattccataggccacgtctttctcttgtttaagctcatattttctgtggttacttcttttgtgctcctaagtgaaaaaaatatcaaaaaaattaaatgaaaaagtcaaaatttctcaaaaaaacaacgacagcctaaaaagtaaaaaaaaaggaacaaaagaggaacaatatctagaggagcacatagaaagcgccatttgagctgtgtttacgtgtgctgatttctaacttgttcctaatcatatttttgctgttcacatcacttgatacatctggtacttagaacgtgagtaggccagcaactaagacaaatacttgtgatacttattcagctttgctattcagttgcgaattttggtattccttgctactatattgtgcctgtctaagctccactttcttttaaccaagtacaggttcgtcttgcaactgttacactcaagctacaacgataTCACAGTCACCGATCGATTGCACcgtctgttgctttggtaagaacacttttAAGActatggtaagacgcttgagagttgagtgtctTATCttttcttgtccacaacctaagtagttggtagggataatactatttatgttgtcttttcctttctactaaccatgttaggAAAAGCTCGAGGCAGCGGCTAAGGAAACGAGGAcgcacctatagatttcaatgactgtgtttctaagaatgagcttcgtaccgttcttgatgacaagttcaatgagatccttcaacaaatcaccaatttggccaagaggattgaagatgttgaacaacgacatcctgaaccacgtcctgaagatgatgatgatgatctctctaaggaGGACGATGGCAATGtggaggctgaagccgaagctcaacgacgtgctgaggatacacgtaaccgtaatcggttggaCTTTAACCGAcgtggtatgggaggtaacaaccaaggtaataatgattctttctctaaaaccaagtttaagatacctcctttttctggttctgctgatcctgaagcatatttagattgggagatggctgtagataaaaaatttagctcccatcaagtacctaaagaatatagagttagacttgctactagtgagtttactagttttgctcttttctggtggaatgatatttacaataatgctaatgctgatgttcaaatacctcaaacctggactatacttaaacgacgaatgaaatcgagatttCCTCCTCTATACTATCAGCGTTATCTACGATTAAAACTGCAATGTTTAAATTAAGGTAGTAAAACTATTGAGAAATATTATCatgagcttttaattggtctagcacgtagtaacatacaagaggatgatacgGATAAgcgttctagattttttggaggtttgcatcatgaaatacaggatgttcttgactataaagaatggactagatttttctaattatatcattatgctattaaagctgaaagggaagtacagggacgacaacctaggcgatccacaACTCCATCtgcgactccatccattccttcacgtccaaccgaggtgagtaaattttctaatgtgcagacaccaccagcgcctgtaaagaagagttctcctatcacacctcctTCTAGTAGATCTGCTAcgccttcctctagcagctcttctaaagttgtgtgccaccacTACAAGGGCATatgacatattgctaaagaattcCCCAGCAaatgcgcatatattgctactgatgatggcgggtatgctagtgctagtgatgaagagaatgaatttgcacttgcaactgatctttatgcagataaatttgcggatagtgctgacGATCATGataaggtaattgatagtgtggcatgcactgcagactataaattaatccttgttcagcgtgttttaaGTACACAAGTtaagccagtagacaagctacaacgccataatttgttttaaatgttcctcattgtcaataatttcagTGTTCGtactataattgatggagggagcagcaataacttggtaagttctgagcttgtcaagactcttagtttatctacacgtgctcttccacattcgtACCATATTCAgcggttcaacaatagtggtaaggcaaaggtaacacaatctgcttgtGTGCAATTTTttatcgggtcataccatgattatactgattttgatgtcatgcctatgcaagcttgttcacttttgttaggtcgTCCTtgacaatatgataataatgttgtaaaccatggtaggcaaaatagatatacttttatgttta
This DNA window, taken from Miscanthus floridulus cultivar M001 chromosome 13, ASM1932011v1, whole genome shotgun sequence, encodes the following:
- the LOC136500180 gene encoding type II inositol polyphosphate 5-phosphatase 15-like, whose translation is MSTSPAIVTYYFVGLEGSANGQWWIDSIGKTLDEGISFHRVGSRQLAGLLIAAWESDDLKPHVGDVDAAAVPYGFRRAIGNKGGVGLRIRVFDRRICFVNNHFAAHQENVSRRNADFDHIYRTMTFNKPHGSTASATSVQLHKAVSANENQADEGRPELAEADMVVFLGDFNYRLNGITYDEARDMVSQRSFDWLRERDQLRAEMKAGNVFQGMREGPIKFPPTYKFQRHQLGLSGYDSGEKKRIPAWCDRILYRDSRSVSIAECSLECPVVAAITAYEACMDVIDSDHKPVRCTFSVDIARVDELIRRQEFGKIIESNKKVCSLLRELHFVPDTIVSTNNIILENQEDVILQITNNSETSKAAFEILCEGQSIRKQDGTKSELLLRASFGFPLWLEVQPSIGLIEPGETMEVAVHHEDFFTQEEFVDGVQQNWSCEATRDLEVVLSVNVTGSSSTEAVTHRITVRHCCPVPSAPPPVNPHSITESPSDAESGSKNNQLNHLLRSDFAKFGSSEVHDLCGVRKRSL